The following coding sequences are from one Pigmentibacter sp. JX0631 window:
- a CDS encoding aromatic ring-hydroxylating dioxygenase subunit alpha: MDLVGERKLRDFWYPVAPSDKISATPLPFTLLNQKIVLWRNSENNICAIQDKCSHRGAELSKGTVCNGNIVCPYHSWEFNLEGQCVNVPQSKLAHIPKSFKVPSYHCAEKYGHVWVCLGNPIIDIPDIPETNQTEYRTFPCFWETWNTSSMRVVENELDMAHFASVHKGTFGNPAVPLPLSYDLKQLNDFSLQLISELAVKAPPQQMKNTRASEELTTRLMKITWYMPFIIRLHISYPSGLEHIIMNCPTPINNEQIKVVQFCFRNDTESEASIEDILKFERLILNEDRFILETTPPFVNLDPQFENHIPTDRAGLLMRKLFLKYLNSSQIELNDSDNLEYLLKPESTSNQSEKHSTS, encoded by the coding sequence ATGGATCTCGTTGGCGAAAGAAAACTAAGAGATTTTTGGTATCCTGTTGCTCCAAGTGATAAGATTTCAGCTACTCCGTTACCTTTTACTTTACTAAATCAAAAAATAGTTCTTTGGCGAAATTCTGAAAATAATATTTGTGCAATTCAAGATAAATGTAGTCACAGAGGGGCTGAATTATCAAAAGGAACAGTTTGTAATGGCAATATTGTTTGTCCATACCATTCTTGGGAATTTAATTTAGAAGGGCAGTGTGTAAATGTTCCTCAATCAAAACTAGCTCACATACCTAAATCATTTAAGGTTCCAAGCTATCATTGCGCAGAAAAATATGGCCATGTTTGGGTATGCCTTGGAAATCCAATAATTGATATACCAGATATTCCTGAGACTAATCAAACAGAATATAGAACCTTTCCCTGTTTTTGGGAAACATGGAATACATCTAGTATGCGGGTAGTTGAAAACGAACTAGATATGGCCCACTTTGCTTCTGTCCACAAAGGAACCTTTGGAAATCCTGCCGTTCCTTTACCGCTAAGTTATGATTTAAAACAATTAAATGATTTTTCTTTACAACTTATTTCTGAACTTGCCGTCAAAGCACCTCCCCAACAAATGAAAAACACAAGAGCTTCAGAAGAATTAACAACAAGATTAATGAAAATAACATGGTATATGCCATTTATTATTCGGTTACATATATCATATCCTAGTGGTTTAGAGCACATAATAATGAACTGTCCAACACCTATAAATAATGAGCAAATTAAAGTTGTTCAATTTTGCTTCCGGAATGATACTGAAAGTGAAGCTTCGATTGAAGATATTTTAAAATTTGAGCGTCTTATCTTAAATGAAGACCGATTTATTTTAGAAACGACCCCACCTTTTGTAAATTTAGACCCCCAATTTGAAAATCATATTCCTACAGATAGAGCTGGTTTATTAATGCGCAAATTATTTCTTAAATATTTAAATAGTTCTCAAATAGAATTAAATGATAGTGATAATTTGGAATATTTACTCAAACCAGAGTCAACAAGTAATCAATCCGAAAAACATTCTACCTCATAA
- a CDS encoding ABC transporter substrate-binding protein: protein MLIKVFMLIISIIFSSAIFAKNSINIMIYNCNYLPYEFHAPNEAKETVYTQVLGSLLELKNGEIQPKILQAGYFDYKNNEYILEMKENTYFHNNRKATLDDLEFSLLRYYYVAVNENEANDGYLGNIVGINRISDLKLKNYQRGAIEGIKQEFPNKLKIKFSTPDPDFLYKLTDWNLSLVPMEELANNLIDWKKYPVGAGPYKVVDPGFKNGSMQLKKFDSSLINSIDEVNIYTVLTKEIEYDISIANVHPNFKSFYTKDPVLQIGLTFMNANELGNNINFRKFIQAAINSSDLEKHSTVYKSVNLNADTKETGNNIWGTKHFKLDHNPNLVKYYFNKIPKNLRKKEWIGTVYSGNGEIPPEKAKILVEIKKVLASYGFKIKFVTFDQQYVPKELAEKAAFDFGFYRVEPHEYLYRFARLLQSSPDIYPRPLYDPVLESLYENAVKANTREEKFLMVNKLNDYIHEKVYWMPLLESGKGIHYNPKTVEKSSENVTDLLFLKVDEVVLVKN from the coding sequence ATGTTAATTAAAGTATTTATGCTAATTATAAGCATTATTTTTTCAAGTGCTATTTTTGCAAAAAATTCTATCAATATTATGATTTACAATTGTAATTATTTACCCTATGAATTTCATGCGCCCAATGAAGCGAAAGAAACTGTTTATACTCAAGTTTTAGGATCATTACTAGAATTAAAAAATGGTGAAATTCAGCCTAAAATATTGCAAGCGGGTTATTTTGATTATAAAAATAATGAATATATTTTAGAAATGAAGGAAAATACTTACTTTCATAACAACAGGAAAGCCACACTAGATGATTTAGAATTTTCATTACTTCGCTATTATTATGTTGCTGTAAATGAAAATGAAGCAAATGATGGCTATTTAGGCAATATAGTAGGAATCAATAGAATTTCAGATTTAAAGTTAAAAAATTACCAAAGAGGTGCTATTGAAGGAATTAAGCAAGAATTTCCTAATAAATTAAAAATAAAATTTAGCACTCCAGATCCCGATTTTCTATATAAATTAACTGATTGGAATTTATCTTTAGTGCCAATGGAAGAGTTAGCTAATAATTTAATTGATTGGAAAAAATATCCTGTTGGAGCGGGCCCATATAAAGTTGTTGATCCTGGATTTAAGAATGGCAGTATGCAATTAAAAAAGTTTGACTCTTCATTAATAAATTCAATCGATGAAGTTAATATTTATACTGTTCTAACTAAAGAAATAGAATATGATATCAGTATTGCAAATGTACACCCTAATTTTAAATCTTTTTATACTAAAGATCCTGTTCTGCAAATAGGTCTAACATTTATGAATGCAAATGAATTAGGAAATAATATTAACTTTCGTAAATTTATTCAAGCGGCAATAAATAGTAGTGATTTAGAAAAGCATTCTACAGTTTATAAATCTGTAAACTTAAATGCAGATACTAAAGAAACAGGAAATAATATCTGGGGAACAAAACATTTTAAACTCGATCATAATCCTAATTTAGTAAAATATTATTTTAATAAAATTCCAAAAAATTTGCGTAAGAAAGAATGGATTGGGACAGTTTATTCAGGTAATGGTGAAATTCCTCCTGAAAAAGCAAAAATATTGGTAGAAATAAAAAAAGTGTTAGCAAGCTATGGCTTTAAAATTAAATTTGTGACATTTGATCAGCAGTATGTTCCAAAAGAACTCGCAGAAAAAGCAGCGTTTGATTTTGGTTTTTATAGAGTTGAACCGCATGAATATTTATATAGATTTGCAAGACTCTTACAAAGTTCTCCGGATATCTATCCTAGACCATTATACGACCCTGTTCTTGAAAGTCTTTATGAAAATGCGGTAAAAGCAAATACAAGAGAAGAAAAATTTTTAATGGTAAATAAATTAAATGACTATATTCATGAAAAGGTATATTGGATGCCATTATTAGAAAGCGGCAAAGGGATTCATTATAATCCTAAAACTGTAGAAAAATCAAGCGAAAATGTAACTGACTTATTGTTTTTAAAAGTTGATGAAGTTGTCTTAGTTAAAAATTAG
- a CDS encoding ABC transporter substrate-binding protein, whose translation MKFKILIIAISIFFTNYTLAKNVLNIMVHNCDKIPYEFDAPSNVKDIVYFQVLNSLLEVKNGVLQPKLLKNAYYDYQNKEYILEMHTKTFFHNGRLATLDDLEFSILKYYFAFLNKGSGLENILGINKIAELKLKKFQRGVVEGIKQEFPNKLKIKLETPDPDFLYKFTEWKSSLVPIEEMQDNYMDWKTYPIGAGPFKVTPSGFQNGLLQLKKYDQTIITPVDKINIYTKFTRNVEYDISINDIHKGFKEFYNKIQPYQLGITFINANELGNNINFRKFVQAAINSKDLEKISKVFRSVYVDMNQIHNETSTWGTKYYTTFYNPELAKEYFEKIPKHLLNKEWLVTIFSGTNEIPSDRKYICAEIKKILESYGFKIKFATFSQQIIPKKLADSAVFDVGLYRHLPFEYLTKYTRLLKDSRDIYPRPLFDPVLENFYADATKAKTREEKYLQVNKLSNYIHEKGYWIPLLEGGNNINFNPKTIKKLSENEDDLLFLKVDEIVFVK comes from the coding sequence ATGAAATTTAAAATACTTATTATAGCTATAAGTATTTTTTTTACTAACTATACTTTAGCGAAAAATGTTCTAAATATTATGGTACATAATTGTGACAAAATTCCATATGAATTTGATGCGCCATCAAATGTAAAAGATATTGTTTATTTTCAAGTTTTAAACTCTTTATTAGAAGTAAAAAATGGTGTACTACAGCCAAAATTATTAAAAAATGCATATTATGACTATCAAAATAAAGAATATATTTTAGAAATGCATACAAAAACGTTTTTCCACAACGGTAGGCTTGCTACTTTAGATGACTTAGAATTTTCAATTCTAAAATATTACTTTGCTTTTTTAAATAAAGGATCGGGTCTAGAAAATATTTTGGGAATTAATAAAATTGCTGAATTAAAATTAAAAAAGTTTCAAAGGGGTGTCGTCGAAGGAATAAAGCAAGAATTTCCAAATAAATTAAAAATAAAATTAGAAACACCTGATCCAGATTTTCTGTATAAATTTACTGAATGGAAATCTTCTTTGGTTCCAATTGAAGAAATGCAGGATAATTACATGGATTGGAAAACTTATCCAATCGGTGCTGGTCCTTTTAAAGTTACTCCATCTGGATTTCAAAATGGTTTACTACAATTAAAAAAATATGATCAAACAATAATTACTCCTGTTGATAAAATAAATATATATACAAAGTTTACTAGAAATGTAGAATACGACATAAGTATTAATGATATTCATAAAGGCTTTAAGGAATTTTACAATAAAATTCAACCTTATCAACTTGGGATAACGTTTATCAATGCCAATGAACTCGGGAATAATATAAATTTTAGAAAATTTGTGCAGGCTGCAATAAATAGCAAAGACTTAGAAAAAATTTCAAAGGTTTTTAGGTCAGTATATGTAGATATGAATCAAATACACAATGAAACTAGTACTTGGGGAACAAAATATTACACAACTTTTTATAACCCGGAATTAGCAAAAGAATATTTTGAAAAAATACCCAAACATTTGCTAAACAAAGAATGGTTAGTGACTATTTTTTCTGGGACTAATGAAATTCCTAGTGATAGAAAATATATTTGTGCTGAAATTAAAAAAATTCTAGAAAGTTATGGTTTCAAAATTAAATTCGCTACATTCAGTCAACAAATTATTCCAAAAAAATTAGCAGATAGTGCAGTTTTTGATGTAGGATTATATAGGCATTTACCTTTTGAATATTTGACTAAATATACTCGTTTACTGAAAGATAGTCGAGATATTTATCCCAGACCTTTGTTTGATCCTGTACTTGAAAATTTTTATGCTGATGCCACAAAAGCTAAAACAAGAGAGGAAAAATACTTACAAGTAAATAAATTAAGTAACTATATCCATGAAAAAGGATATTGGATTCCTTTATTAGAAGGTGGAAATAATATAAATTTTAACCCAAAAACCATAAAAAAATTAAGTGAAAATGAAGATGATTTATTGTTTTTAAAAGTTGATGAAATAGTTTTTGTTAAGTGA
- a CDS encoding ABC transporter substrate-binding protein, whose translation MRVWIIFLFYIFFMQNVYAKKTLSVLLNTSEGNPYSADAPSSAKTLLESAVVGRLIQVESNIVYPKLLKEAYYDYKSDEYILVLKSDLYFHNKRKVTIEDLEFSLLKHYFSPEKSHGIGALDSILGVEDIKKNNITQFKSGLVKGVKIISSTSLKIKLKALDPNFLYMISDPSFSLVPIEELDSAYKNWKTVPIGAGNYAVEEAFNDGKVKLKKVNSNLKNAVDEVFLYTKYAKNNNYDIYLVKSPDVDIKKYSVYSSRQPISQFGLIFTNVNELGNNLNFRKFVQAALDSEKFVKYADGFSSINEVLPNSKWGLSNLDSNYSPNLAEKYLAKVPKELLKKKWNVTVYSAGNSVRSYKKDFMEEIKKQLGVYGFQMDYIPVTSQFLPKHLAENTPFDVSSIQIDPYDVLFKFSRLTKNGEDEFVKPLFDPKLEELYSSVLVEGNFEEKYRKINELNKYVHEMAYWVPLLQRKNIIYYNSKVIEQLTNAGDEVTIINLENIILK comes from the coding sequence ATGCGAGTTTGGATAATTTTTTTATTTTATATTTTTTTTATGCAAAATGTTTATGCAAAAAAAACTTTGAGTGTTCTGTTAAATACCAGTGAAGGAAATCCATATTCAGCCGACGCTCCTAGTAGCGCAAAAACATTATTGGAATCAGCTGTTGTAGGTAGATTAATCCAAGTTGAAAGTAATATTGTATATCCAAAATTATTAAAAGAAGCTTATTATGATTATAAATCTGATGAATACATTTTAGTGTTAAAAAGTGATTTATATTTTCATAATAAAAGAAAAGTTACAATTGAGGATCTTGAATTTTCCTTATTAAAGCATTACTTTTCTCCTGAAAAATCGCATGGAATTGGAGCTTTAGATAGTATTCTTGGAGTGGAAGATATTAAAAAAAATAATATCACTCAATTTAAATCAGGACTTGTGAAAGGGGTAAAAATTATTTCTTCAACAAGTTTAAAAATAAAACTTAAAGCCCTAGATCCAAATTTTCTATACATGATTTCTGATCCTTCTTTTTCTTTAGTTCCCATAGAAGAGCTGGATTCTGCATATAAAAATTGGAAAACCGTTCCAATTGGCGCTGGGAATTATGCAGTAGAAGAAGCTTTTAATGATGGAAAAGTTAAATTAAAAAAAGTAAATAGTAATTTAAAAAACGCTGTTGATGAAGTTTTTTTATATACCAAATATGCTAAAAATAACAATTATGATATTTATTTGGTAAAATCACCAGATGTAGATATAAAAAAATACTCGGTTTATTCCTCTCGTCAGCCCATTTCTCAGTTTGGGCTTATCTTTACTAATGTTAATGAACTTGGGAATAATCTTAATTTTAGAAAATTTGTGCAAGCTGCATTAGACAGTGAAAAATTTGTAAAATATGCTGATGGCTTTTCTAGTATTAACGAAGTTCTTCCCAATTCAAAATGGGGATTAAGTAATTTAGATTCAAATTACTCACCAAATTTAGCAGAAAAATATCTGGCTAAAGTACCTAAGGAGTTACTAAAAAAGAAGTGGAATGTTACAGTTTATTCTGCTGGAAATTCTGTCCGTAGTTATAAAAAAGATTTCATGGAAGAAATAAAAAAGCAATTAGGAGTTTATGGTTTTCAAATGGATTATATCCCTGTAACAAGTCAATTTTTGCCAAAGCATTTAGCTGAAAACACTCCTTTTGATGTTTCTTCTATTCAAATTGATCCTTATGATGTCTTATTTAAGTTTTCCCGTTTGACAAAAAATGGGGAAGATGAATTTGTTAAACCTTTGTTTGATCCAAAATTAGAAGAATTATATTCAAGTGTTTTAGTTGAAGGAAATTTTGAAGAAAAATACAGAAAAATTAATGAATTAAATAAATATGTACATGAAATGGCCTATTGGGTGCCATTATTACAAAGAAAAAATATTATTTATTATAATTCTAAAGTCATAGAACAGCTTACAAATGCTGGCGATGAAGTAACAATTATTAATTTAGAAAACATTATTTTAAAATAG
- a CDS encoding dihydroneopterin aldolase translates to MTSGTLPTQQNNFCWIHLNNIKTFLYLGANEFEEKIGQNITINLSLKIKYEHTQDKLENTVDYGLVCEFIIQQIEKLNKVKLLEYLCEQLLNGIENNFPNILAAKISIEKGYVPLKNFTGHVIIEAEKQFSIQKYL, encoded by the coding sequence ATGACTTCAGGAACTCTGCCAACACAACAAAATAATTTTTGTTGGATTCATCTAAATAATATAAAAACGTTTCTTTATTTAGGTGCAAATGAATTTGAAGAAAAAATTGGCCAAAATATTACAATAAATCTTTCCTTAAAAATAAAGTATGAACATACTCAAGATAAACTAGAAAATACTGTTGACTACGGTTTAGTTTGTGAGTTTATTATTCAACAAATTGAAAAGTTAAACAAAGTTAAATTATTAGAATATTTATGTGAACAACTGTTAAATGGCATTGAAAATAACTTTCCTAATATTTTAGCTGCAAAAATTTCTATTGAAAAGGGTTATGTTCCTTTAAAAAATTTTACAGGTCATGTTATTATTGAAGCTGAAAAACAGTTTTCTATACAGAAATATTTGTAA
- a CDS encoding HAMP domain-containing sensor histidine kinase: MLSLKEFIVKNSRKKAIIFILIIFIILSFVYFLVSWVVYFKIPNIIISSLKVGLRNSIIVGDRFLIEKEFVSLIQSKELSEISLFVLNKNNEEVEISSYGNGLFRKKNLIYLTKNVIFSDKMYTSQKMEIEYNNKIIANLYFAKELKLSALLSIYFSLIIFVIFLFYIINRQIKNLYSKISLPIYTLEKSLTTNKTSLDTNELQFYEFYNLFNQILHYQNEVKIAEKNEVKIAELSAVTTTIQMLAHDLRQPFSKVKIILSILNNTKNLEEIKSILPNITESTNKDLSKIEFFLNDIMTLGREITLSKKNICIRRLILSCLKTCFDTNKKIDVQIETLFTHEYKLNVDYEKMERVLINIISNALESMKGGRGKLWVTTTEVIQPQLPEYLELTIGNSNSFIPTEETEKIFELFFTKGKAKGTGLGLAIVKKIITEHQGQIFCHSSQEKGVEFKIQLPIARNEADNEKLKIPYSNIFFREIDIIDYNIRCDNDHKFILKEIADTFEKNSSLIINMIVLDDDVSYLNHLKSFENEMQPFIRNINITYTTSIEVVKNEIKLNKLHLYIIDIDLNDENYNGLDIIELIEDKSKLKTCIHTNRFLESDVNRIKEKSKADFILLKPMNIYGYLKVLKATLDSLIVK, translated from the coding sequence GTGCTTTCTCTAAAAGAATTTATCGTAAAAAATTCCAGAAAAAAAGCCATAATTTTTATTTTAATTATCTTTATTATTCTATCTTTTGTTTATTTTTTAGTGTCTTGGGTTGTGTATTTCAAGATACCAAATATTATTATTTCTTCATTAAAAGTTGGACTAAGAAACTCAATTATTGTTGGAGACCGTTTTTTAATTGAAAAAGAATTTGTGTCTTTGATTCAAAGTAAAGAGCTATCAGAAATTAGTCTGTTTGTCTTAAATAAAAATAATGAGGAAGTGGAAATAAGTTCTTATGGAAATGGTCTTTTTAGAAAGAAGAATTTAATTTATTTGACTAAAAATGTAATATTTAGTGACAAGATGTATACTTCGCAAAAAATGGAAATTGAATATAATAACAAAATAATAGCAAACTTATACTTTGCAAAAGAACTAAAGTTAAGTGCTTTGCTATCAATTTACTTTTCTTTGATTATATTTGTTATTTTCTTGTTTTATATCATAAATAGGCAAATTAAAAATCTATATAGTAAAATTTCTTTACCTATTTATACCCTAGAAAAGTCGCTTACAACAAATAAAACGTCTTTAGATACTAATGAATTACAGTTTTATGAGTTTTACAATTTATTTAATCAGATACTTCACTATCAAAATGAAGTTAAAATTGCAGAAAAAAATGAAGTTAAAATTGCAGAATTATCAGCAGTCACTACTACCATTCAAATGCTAGCGCATGACTTGCGGCAACCCTTTTCAAAAGTAAAAATAATTTTATCTATCTTAAATAACACTAAAAATTTAGAAGAAATTAAAAGTATACTACCAAATATCACTGAATCCACTAATAAAGACTTGTCTAAAATAGAGTTTTTCTTAAATGATATTATGACTTTAGGTAGGGAAATTACTTTGAGCAAAAAAAATATTTGTATTCGCAGACTTATTTTATCTTGTTTAAAGACATGTTTTGATACGAATAAAAAAATTGATGTTCAGATTGAAACGCTTTTTACTCATGAATACAAATTAAATGTTGATTATGAAAAAATGGAAAGAGTTTTAATCAATATTATATCGAATGCTTTGGAATCAATGAAAGGTGGAAGGGGTAAATTATGGGTCACAACAACAGAAGTCATACAACCGCAATTGCCAGAATATCTTGAATTGACAATAGGAAATTCTAATTCTTTTATCCCCACAGAAGAAACAGAAAAAATTTTTGAACTATTTTTTACAAAAGGAAAAGCGAAAGGTACAGGTTTAGGTTTAGCTATTGTTAAAAAAATAATTACTGAACATCAGGGACAAATATTTTGTCACTCTAGCCAAGAAAAAGGTGTTGAATTTAAAATACAACTTCCTATTGCAAGAAATGAAGCCGATAATGAAAAATTAAAAATTCCATACAGCAACATATTTTTCAGGGAAATAGACATTATTGATTATAATATAAGATGTGATAATGATCATAAATTTATCTTGAAAGAAATTGCAGATACATTTGAAAAAAATAGTTCTCTTATCATTAATATGATTGTTTTAGATGATGATGTCAGTTACTTAAACCACTTAAAGTCTTTTGAAAATGAAATGCAGCCTTTTATAAGGAATATTAATATAACCTATACAACTAGTATTGAAGTGGTAAAAAACGAAATAAAATTAAATAAATTGCATCTTTATATTATTGATATTGATTTAAACGACGAAAATTATAATGGTCTAGATATTATTGAGCTGATAGAAGATAAATCCAAATTAAAAACTTGTATTCATACAAATCGGTTTTTAGAAAGTGATGTCAATAGAATTAAAGAAAAAAGTAAGGCTGATTTTATTTTACTAAAGCCAATGAATATTTATGGCTACTTAAAAGTATTAAAAGCGACGTTAGATTCTTTAATAGTTAAGTAA
- the rocD gene encoding ornithine--oxo-acid transaminase: MTNQYLTSDAKKNIDLADKYGAHNYHPLQVVITKGEAEWVWDIDGKKYLDMLSAYSAVNQGHCHPKMQETLHAQGQKLTLSSRAFHNDQMGPWLEQLTSLCKMDKALPMNTGAEAVETAIKIARKWGYLVKGVPRHKAEIIVCDHNFHGRTTTIVSFSSEPQYKDDFGPYCGGFRSIPYGDAEALEKAITPNTVGFLFEPIQGEAGIIVPPVGYLEKISAICKKHNILCIADEIQTGLGRTGKLFAHLYENCQPDLLILGKALGGSYYPISAVVGYNSVMDLLKPGDHGSTFGGNSLACALSRTALKIIQEEKLSERAFELGKKFRESLADLPKHVVKDVRGKGLLNAIEIHPNAGHGRFFSELLQARGLLAKETHDVTIRFAPPLVMKEDSLNFAISVIKEVFSKTQSEWQ; this comes from the coding sequence ATGACAAACCAATATCTCACTTCAGATGCAAAAAAAAACATTGATTTGGCTGATAAATATGGAGCGCATAATTATCATCCCTTACAAGTTGTTATTACAAAAGGAGAAGCGGAATGGGTTTGGGACATTGATGGAAAAAAATATTTAGATATGCTCAGTGCTTATAGTGCTGTAAACCAAGGACATTGTCATCCAAAAATGCAAGAAACACTGCATGCGCAAGGCCAAAAATTAACTTTAAGTTCACGGGCTTTTCATAATGATCAAATGGGACCATGGCTAGAACAGTTAACATCTCTTTGCAAAATGGACAAAGCATTACCTATGAATACAGGTGCTGAAGCCGTGGAAACAGCTATTAAAATAGCAAGAAAATGGGGCTATTTGGTCAAAGGTGTGCCGAGACACAAGGCTGAAATTATTGTTTGTGATCATAATTTTCATGGACGAACTACTACGATAGTGAGTTTTTCTAGCGAACCTCAATATAAAGATGATTTTGGTCCTTACTGCGGTGGGTTTCGTTCCATTCCTTATGGAGATGCTGAGGCGCTAGAAAAAGCGATAACTCCTAATACGGTGGGTTTTTTATTTGAACCTATTCAGGGAGAGGCAGGCATTATTGTGCCACCGGTAGGATATTTAGAAAAAATAAGCGCCATCTGTAAAAAGCATAATATTCTTTGTATAGCTGATGAAATACAAACCGGATTAGGTAGAACAGGAAAACTTTTCGCTCATTTATATGAAAATTGCCAACCAGATTTACTTATTTTAGGGAAAGCTTTAGGCGGCTCTTATTATCCAATATCTGCAGTAGTTGGTTATAATTCTGTTATGGACTTATTAAAACCAGGGGATCACGGTTCGACATTTGGTGGAAATTCTTTGGCTTGTGCCTTATCAAGGACAGCTTTAAAAATAATTCAAGAAGAAAAGTTATCAGAACGGGCTTTTGAACTAGGAAAGAAATTTCGTGAAAGTTTAGCTGATTTGCCTAAGCATGTAGTAAAAGATGTGCGTGGAAAAGGCTTATTAAATGCAATTGAAATACACCCAAATGCAGGTCATGGACGATTTTTTAGTGAACTGTTGCAGGCCAGAGGTTTGCTTGCAAAGGAAACCCACGATGTCACTATTCGTTTTGCCCCTCCGTTAGTAATGAAAGAGGACAGTTTAAACTTTGCGATAAGTGTTATTAAAGAAGTTTTTTCTAAAACTCAAAGCGAATGGCAATAG